TACGCGATATCTGAACGACGCGCAGATCGGAATGGGTGCTCTTGAGCAGCGCACGAAGGGTGCTGTCGGTGAAATGAACCGACTGAAAGTTGCTCAGGAAGAACTCAAGCTTGCTGAAGGGCAAGTTGCCGCGAGTTCGGGTGGTATGGCGTTTCTCAAGGCGCGCATTGAGCTGACGCGCATGTTCGCCAACGAGCTTGGCTATAACAATCACGCGCTGGACGACAATGCGACGGCAATCTTTAACTGGTTAAATGCCTTGGCCGGCGCTGAGCCTGTCATTACATCAGCAACATCGGCAACATTGGTTTCCGCAGATGCCGATGATCGAAAGACCGAAGCGACAATTGCGGTTAATACTGCGCTTACGGAAGCCCTTCAAAAGCAACTTGACAATACGCTTGCAGCGCAAGACCTGTCGAGCGCTCAAGAATACCTGGCAAACCTTGGTGGACAGGTTGCGCAGGGCTTATTGTCTGCTGCTGATGCAGCGGCACTCCTTGCCTCGAAATACAATATCGCGACTAGCGAGGCGTACAACCTGATCAATGCTCAGGCGCAGCTCGCCCAAGCCAAACTCAACCAGGAAGCCCTGAAAGACTACCGGCGCGGCGAGCGCGGTGATGAACGCACCACGCTTGAGTTCGAGCGCGACGAATACTTCCGAGCTGTCACCATCAAAAATGATGCAGCGGCGGCGAAGACGCGCCACGCGAACGCTGGTAGTGCTGGTGCTGCCCGACTGTCTCAGGAAGAGAAGTTCAACAACACCTCACTCAGTCAGCAAGATACGTATCTGGATAAAGCGGAAAGCCGCGCACGCGATCACGAACGTAAGCTGTCTGATATCGAGAAGGATGGTCAGCAGCGTCGAGCCGAGCAGGAGCGGAAGAACGAGGTTAGCAAGCGCACGAGCCGGGCTGACTTTTACGATCAACTTGCTGCTAGTGGTGTCGACCCAACGCAGTTTGCCGCTGCGTACGAGGAAGCATACGCCAAGGCGCGCGAGATTGAACAGTCCGGTAACAAGCAACTCGCTGACGAATATCAGGCGATGCGTCAGCGGCAAATTGAAGCCGATCAGCAGTATGCCAGGGAGGCTGCCGATATTGCTGCCAACGACGATATGTCGGACGAGGAAAAAGCGAACCGATTGGCTAGTATCGAAGCTCGTCGCAAAATGCGTGAGGAAGCCAATGCTGAGGAAATTAAGCAATTGCTCGAACAGGGTGATGCCATTAATAACGAGCAGCAACGCCAGCTTGATGAGGAAAACCGTCGATACCAGGAAGCCACGGATGAAGCGGCAGCGAAGTTTGAAGACCTGTCCGACCGGCGCGTTGCGGCCTATCAGCGGGCGAATAGTGTGATTGCCGGCACCCCACCAGCCGAGCTGGCTCAGGCACAACGCACGAGCGTGGCAACGGGTGGCACCGCACCGCCCACAGCTACTCCCGTACCGAAGTCATCCGATGTGCTTGCGGTGCGTGATGAGTCGGTGGCTGGCGCGATTAGCTCCCAAACCAGTGAACTGGCTGGAAAACTGGATGAAGTTCGACGCGCGGTTGATGGGGTCGAGCGAGCTGTTCGAAGTATTGACCTTGGGGGTGCAGTCCGATGAGTATTGTGCTCAATGGTGTGACGTTTGGGAATGCTACTCGTAAGGGGCCGAGCGGCGGGGAAATGACACCCGAGAAGATTGGTGTGCTACTCCCTGCCGCTGACGGTACGCGTAATTGGGTTCAACGCTCGGTCAAGCGAACATGGAAGTATGAGTGGGACGGTATTTCAGAGTCACTTCGTGATGACATTTACGCGATCTTTTCACTCACAACCACGTTCAGTCATACCGACATCCATGGCGACACAGCTATGTGCCAGTGCGAGTCGAACGATTATGGCGAGACGATATCAGCCATTCTGGTCGATGGAACATGTCATTATCGTGTGTCACTCACCGTAAGGGAAGCTTAATGGCGATCTTCACTGCAATCTATAGCGCTTCCATCAAGGTCACTGGCTCGTGGGTTGATGTAACCGATCTGGTGCTGGAACTATCAGGCTCGAATGAGGCTACCCGTAATGCTGACAATGCGCTGTCGTTCGGTGATAGCTCAGAAACGCGCATCTCAGTACGTGGCCTGCTGGACTTGATGGCTTACACCTGGGAGTTTACCCCCTTCAAAGCCGAGTTCGGCATGGACGGCCCAGCCGTGCAGGTGTTCAATGGCGTTATTACGGCACGCGATAACACGCTCGACGATGTGACATTCACTTGTGAAGGCTTTGCAGTGCTCGCGAAGAATATGAAAGAGTATTCGCGGGTATTCGTGCATAAGCCAGTTGCAACCAAGACCACAGCATCAAGTGTGGAAGACCCTGATGAGCCAGCATATGCGGCCGGGCCAATCAACTGGATACTTTGGAAGTCAGGGGGGCGACCAGTTGAGCAGGATTTTTCTTATCCAGATGCCGCGTTTTACTACTCCTGCGATCGGGCGCTCATTGCCCCCCGATTTGCCTGGATTGCTGGCGAGAATGGTTGGGACGAAGCGTTGAAGCTCGTGCAGGCGAGTGGTGGTCAGCTTTTCCAAGCCGCCGATGGCACAATTACCTACCGCCAGCCATACACAATCGCTGACAACGCCCCTGGAAGCCCGTACCTGTTTACCACATCAGCATTCAAGGGGTTTAAGCAGCGTCAGTCTACCCGGCAGCTTATGACGAAGGCGTTGTGCTCATTTATCCCCAGGTTTCTGCGGCCAACGCAAGATGTTGCGGAAGACACAACCTCGCGGCTCATTCCTGGCGGCGAAACAATCACCTTCGATATTGAACCAACCTGGCCTCTCTACAATCTGGAACAAGCAAGCAAAGGGCAACTTGCGGCGAGCTGCTTCACCATGACGTTCTTGGGTGGTCGTGGTGCCGTGCTCAACACGGATTACACGCACACACTGATCATTACCGCACAGAGGATTAGCCTGACAATTGAGAACCTGACCACCAGACCAATGGAGTTAGCAAAGGTGGTGTTGCGCGGCCAACCCATCACAGCCGGCGAGGCAGGCTCAGTATCGTATGGTAGTGGCACGGCAGTTAAGGAGATTGCTTCAGGCAACCCATACATTCAAAGTGCGCTTGATGGAGAGCGGCTATGCCAGCTCTACATGGCGTTTTACGGCGATGCACACCCCCTACGCACGCTGAGCGGCTGTGTGTACAACCCTGATCGAGTAATTGGCGAGATTGTTGAGTTGTCAATTGATGAGCTTGGCTTGAGTGCAGTGCCGCACGTCATAGTCGCCATCCGGCACAGTCAAACAGGTGCGGAGATGGAAGTCGATCTTGTCGAGATTGAAGGCATTCACAAAACAAGTGACTTCTTCATTGTTGGCCGAAACTATACAGGTGTCTCAAGCAAGCTTGTAGGGTATTGACGTGTACGAAATCAACCCCACGTTTTCTGATGCTGACGACCAGATTATTTCATCCGGCGATTTGCGCATCATTCGGCAGAACGCCATGCTGGTTGACGCGCTCTCGTTTCGGCCAGTTCCAATGCTTGACAACAGTGCCGCGCTTGACACTGGCACACCAGGTTTCTACAAATCAGGGCCAACGTTTAGGATTGCCAAATACTATTTCCGGTTTCGAGCTGGTATGACCACGTTGACCATTAAGGGGCGCACAACCGCTCCAAGCGGCGTAACCGTCAAGATATACCTGAATGACTCGGGAACTGCCTCAGCGACAATCTCGGCACCTCAGACGAGCTTCACCAGTACGATTACCATCTCGGGTCTTGGTTTCACGGTTGGCCAGATTATCCCAATTCTCATTAAGGCAGAGGGAAGCGGGAATACATCGACGGCTACGTTTTACATCACGTCGTGTTATGTGGGGCCAATCAGCAAGAGCGGGTGGCCTGGCGTTCCAACCTTCAGCGTGTCGACGCTTAATGAAACAAAGCTCAACCAACTATGCAGTGCAATCGATTGGGTGTATGACCGTCTGAACATCGTGCCATTCGTCCCCAATCGCACAACCAAGGTGCAACTGCTTCAGTTTCGTTCGGGCAGTTGGCCGGTCTGGTTTGGAACGGTGCAGCGTGGATTTGATGAGGATGTGGCTGTCGTTGAGGGTGGTTTCACCAATGTCAGCAGTACAGGGCTGCGCTACAAGATCTATCTCGCCGGCTCGCTCGTGGCTACGGGAGCAACCCAAACGCCTGGCTATTACGAGTTCTCAGAAACTATCAGCCTGTCGGGCGTTGCTGTTGGTTCCACTGCGGAAGTGTGGGTGTATGGCGAAGTGGTGACGCCTGGCCCACAGGCTGATTGGAAATTCGGTCGTATGAGTATCCACCGTGCTGAAGCAAACGCGAGCACGTACTACCCAATTGCAACCACACTTCCGGTTAGTTTCACGTATGGCAGCAAATCTCCCTCCGCGCTGGTAAGTGATCTGAATGCTATCGCGAACATTGTCAGCACCGCAAAGACGCGGATTGACGACGCTCCACATATCTTCGCGCGAGCACACGCCCTGCGCCACTGGTATGGCTATGACGAAGACACGCGCGGCAATCTCGATAACCGTGCGCCAGTCCACTTCATTAGGCGTGGCAGTCGACTGGTCGTGCGAGGGAAGGACGTGAAACTTGGTTGGGGATTCGCTACTCTGGCGCGTGACGACCAGGGTGTCAATTATGATGGATACACCTATAGTCGCACGGAGCAGATTATCGATGGGGATAAGGTTGATACAAGAGAAGTGTATCTAGACAGCTATCCCGACTTGTACCCCGATCGCTTGTATTTCCTGTTCGGTGATGTGTATTACGCCGAAGAATTGTTGAGCTGAGCACATGCCAAAAGATAAAATCCAACGCCGTATCGATATTATGCTTCCCTCAAATGCTGGCAGTGCGCTTGTTGAGACGACCAGTGATCCAGCCCCTCCCGCAATCCCGACCATTCCAGCACCAGCAAATCTTACACTTACGACCGCACTTGGACGCAGTGCCGTCACGCCCACTGCACTGATTGCAGCCACCTGGGACATCCCTGACAGTGTTACACCGCAACGGTATGCCATTCAGTGGTCGATTAATTCAAGCTTCCCTGATGGCGTGACAAGCGGTATGGATGCGCCGCAGGCGAGTGCGACTATTGATGGTTTGAAGCCAAACACACTCTATTATGTGCGCGTGGCGGCGCTGTATCGATCTATGCAGAGTCCATGGTCGGATGCTGAGTCGATTACGACTCAGGAAGACACGACCCCACCAGATTCGGTCACGAGCGCGGCTGGCGACTTCTCTACTGGCGATCTGGTGTTGACGTGGACTAATCCAATCAATGAGAACTTGAAGGATGTGCGCGTGCGAGTGTATGCCAGTAATGGTGGAACACTCCTGCGCGAAGTCTATAGCACGACTGGTCGATATGTCTGGACAGTTACCACGAACTTCCTCGATACAGGTGGTACTCCCGACCCATCGGTGTATGTGGTTCTGACCGCTCGATCGTACAACAACATCACATCAAGTGATGTGACGCTGACCGTCACGAAATCAGCCCCAACCGCGCCTGCCTCTGTGTCCGTGACTACCTTCTCGTCAGGTATTATCGCCGCGATCGGCACTGGTACAGGTATTGACCTCGACTATTACCTTGTGACGCTCTACCTATCTGGTGTTGCACAGAATACGGTTCGCACAACCACTCGCACGACCATTATCGAGGCGTCTGTATCGGGTAGCTACACAGTTGGCGTGAAGGCGTATGATCGCTTTGGACAGGCAAGCTCCGAAACCATGTCCAGCTCGTTCAGTATGGACATCCTGACGACCGCTGAGCTGCGATCAGGTATCAAGTATACCGATAGTGTTGGGAATAATGCCACCACGCTTGCAGTGTTGAAGGACGGTACGGCAGATGACCCGCTTGGCACGGAAGTATCGTATCTTGGGAGCGCGAGCTGGCGTTGGGTGATTGCTGAGCGCCCGACGCTTGATCGATACCGCCATGTGACTATTATTGCTGGCACGGGATCGGGGTATCTTGGCACATCAGTTGATGGTGTGACGTACACCTACTACAGCGGCTCACTCGGATCTGATGGACGCACCCTTACTGCTGTCGCGAACGAAGCTGCTGCGCAGGCAGCGGCAATAAACCTCCCCACCACATCAACTGGTCGATGGGATCTTCCAGACTCAACCGAAATTCGCTTCATCAAGCTTGGCTTTAAGTCGGCCGCAATCGTCAACCTGTACGAGTTCTACCCGCGCAGGTACTTCCAGACAGACGACCTGGATGCGGAAGTCATTCGTGGCATGTCGATTGTTGCTGGTCAGTTTACGGCAAACACGCTTTCCGCGCTCTCAGCCGATCTCGGGAGTATTACCGCTGGCACCGTAACAGGTGCGACCATTCAAACCTCAACCAGTGGTGCGCGAACGGTCATGTCGAGTGCAGCGAATGGCGGCTTGATTGGCTATAACAATTCAGACACGTACAACCCATCGACTGGCACAGGCACATATCAAATCCTTTGGAAGAAGACTGACGGAAAACTGTATTGGGCCAATGGTATTGGCGCGCTGGGCGACAGCGGCGTGGTGTTCAGTCCAGTCCATAACGGCGACGAAACCAAGAACGGCCTTGGCTGGCAAAACGGCGGTCAGGTACAGGCTGTTGTATATGGCGACGTGGTGGTCAACTCTATGGCCAAGGTCGAGATAAAGGCCGCCTACAACGGTGTGTTTGGTACCACAAACCCGCGCATCACGATGAATGACTACGCCGGCACATTCTCAGGAATGATCGAGTTCGACAGTACTTGGACGTACCTGAAGCTGGCCGAGCGCGGCGCATACCTTAAGTATGGCCTGCTCATTGATGGTGATGGATCGATTGGCTATCAGAGTGGTCAGGTGTATGGCTTGCAGGTGTCAAATGGCGGTATCAACATTGGCACAACGGGTGCGGCAACAGGAGAACTACGAGCCTCGGGAAAGCTTTACTCGCCAGCCGTGGTGCTCCAAAGCGATGCCGGCGATGGTAGTGCCACAACCGTACCGGGACAACTGGGCATTGTGGGCGCGACCAACCCGAACCTGCTCGGTCTGATTGGGTTCGACACGACCACCAAGCAACTCTATATCCAGGCGCTCGAAAGCGGTGTTGCCTGGAAAAATATCATCCTCGCAAACAACGGCGGCAGCGTTGGCATCGGGTCGACCAGTCCGAGTGAGAAACTGGCTGTGTCCGGCAACGTGAATATCTCGGGGGTCTACAAGAATGCGGGCACCCAGGTTGTCGGCACCCGTAAAACCGGCTGGGGAGCACCGACCGGCACCGCCACGCGAACGGCATTTGCCACCGGCAGTGTGACCACGGCGCAACTGGCAGAGCGGGTCAAAGCGCTGATCGACGACCTGACCAGCCATGGACTTATCGGAACCTAGTAGGGCGATGTGCTAGTTAAAAATCATCCAATTACGCACGGATGTTCGGAAATGCGAGTGCCTTAATGCGCAACCATTCCGGGTTGCCAAGCAACCGATTGAGATAGAGACACAACGTATGGGCGGTCAACTTGGTGGACAAGCGCGCACACAGCCCCAAAAGCTCTGTGCGTGATTGGTCTCAATCTGGAATTGCTCGGTCAGTTGATCATTCACCGTCTCAATAATCTGGCGGACTTGATTGATCAGCCGCCGCACCTCCGGCGGGAGTTGGTCGTGCTGATTGGCCCGTGGCAATGTCAGCAAGCGAATCCGGTACTGCTCCCACAACTGTGCGGCCAATTCGGCACTGATGTAGCCTTTATCGCCAATCACCGTCAACCCTGGATGGGAGGGCAACATGTCGCGGGCAGCATCGCGGTCATCGGCATTGGCACTGGTCAGTTCGAAGTCCACGATCGCGCCGCCAAGCGTAATCAGCAGGTGCAACCGATAGCCATAAATGGTCTGCTTTTTCGTGGCACACCGCCCAAACGCGGCACCGTGGGCATCCCAGTCGCCCGTCGAAGCCGGCACCAGATGGAACTGCACCACCGGCACGGGCAAGCTGTCAATGACGCATTGCCCGTCCTGCGCCACATCCAGCACCCGCAGCACCATGCGGCGCAGGTGATCGATCGCCCCCATCAAATTGCGACGGCGCCGATTGAAGCGTGTTCGCTCAGGAATGACGGGGAACAGATGCCGATAATTTTGCCACTCGCCAATCAGATTGGTCTCCTTATCCCATTCCCGGCACTCGCCGACAATCGCCATAGTCAGCAGTTCACTATCCGAACAATCACTTACCGGACCGGGTCGGCGGTACAAGGGGCCGATCACCTGCCAGATGTCGTCAATCAGCACGAACATCCAGGTGCAGAAGTCATCAAAATCGGTTATCATCGCAGTTCTCCAGGGCTAAAGGTTGATCGTCAGACCGTCAATCTTTAGCACCTGGAGACCAATATGTCAAGTTATCTAACTAGCACATCGCCCTAGTATTCACCCTGATGGTGCCCCGACACCACGAGAAACCGGATTTGGACATGACCGACATGATGGCACCAGCCGACCATGATCTCCTTATTCGATTATCCGAACGACTTGAAGCACAAACGCAAGTCTCGAAAGCCACGCTGAGCGAGGTTGCGAAGATGTCGGCCATGCTTGCTGAAATGCGAGAAGGATTTGTTGGACAGCAGCGCGATGTGCGGGAGGTGCAGCAGCGGCAGAGGGATGACGATTTACGGATTGCCACCCTTGAACAGCGGGTTGACACGCTTCAAGAGGAAGCTGA
The sequence above is drawn from the Candidatus Kouleothrix ribensis genome and encodes:
- a CDS encoding fibronectin type III domain-containing protein, which codes for MPKDKIQRRIDIMLPSNAGSALVETTSDPAPPAIPTIPAPANLTLTTALGRSAVTPTALIAATWDIPDSVTPQRYAIQWSINSSFPDGVTSGMDAPQASATIDGLKPNTLYYVRVAALYRSMQSPWSDAESITTQEDTTPPDSVTSAAGDFSTGDLVLTWTNPINENLKDVRVRVYASNGGTLLREVYSTTGRYVWTVTTNFLDTGGTPDPSVYVVLTARSYNNITSSDVTLTVTKSAPTAPASVSVTTFSSGIIAAIGTGTGIDLDYYLVTLYLSGVAQNTVRTTTRTTIIEASVSGSYTVGVKAYDRFGQASSETMSSSFSMDILTTAELRSGIKYTDSVGNNATTLAVLKDGTADDPLGTEVSYLGSASWRWVIAERPTLDRYRHVTIIAGTGSGYLGTSVDGVTYTYYSGSLGSDGRTLTAVANEAAAQAAAINLPTTSTGRWDLPDSTEIRFIKLGFKSAAIVNLYEFYPRRYFQTDDLDAEVIRGMSIVAGQFTANTLSALSADLGSITAGTVTGATIQTSTSGARTVMSSAANGGLIGYNNSDTYNPSTGTGTYQILWKKTDGKLYWANGIGALGDSGVVFSPVHNGDETKNGLGWQNGGQVQAVVYGDVVVNSMAKVEIKAAYNGVFGTTNPRITMNDYAGTFSGMIEFDSTWTYLKLAERGAYLKYGLLIDGDGSIGYQSGQVYGLQVSNGGINIGTTGAATGELRASGKLYSPAVVLQSDAGDGSATTVPGQLGIVGATNPNLLGLIGFDTTTKQLYIQALESGVAWKNIILANNGGSVGIGSTSPSEKLAVSGNVNISGVYKNAGTQVVGTRKTGWGAPTGTATRTAFATGSVTTAQLAERVKALIDDLTSHGLIGT
- a CDS encoding IS982 family transposase, which codes for MITDFDDFCTWMFVLIDDIWQVIGPLYRRPGPVSDCSDSELLTMAIVGECREWDKETNLIGEWQNYRHLFPVIPERTRFNRRRRNLMGAIDHLRRMVLRVLDVAQDGQCVIDSLPVPVVQFHLVPASTGDWDAHGAAFGRCATKKQTIYGYRLHLLITLGGAIVDFELTSANADDRDAARDMLPSHPGLTVIGDKGYISAELAAQLWEQYRIRLLTLPRANQHDQLPPEVRRLINQVRQIIETVNDQLTEQFQIETNHAQSFWGCVRACPPS